GGCAGGGCTACGGTGTGCTGCACGGCACCTGCCAGAGCGGTATGCCGACCGGCGTGCACGCAGCGGTGTCGATCGCCCGCACGCTGAGGGGCAAACAGCCCAGGCAGTTCCGGTTCGGCTACTACCACACGCCGGTGAGCCTGGGCCGAAACGATGCGGTCGTGCAGTTCACCCGGCCCGACGACAGCCCTCGCCGAGGGTGTCTGACCGGGCGTACGGCGGTCTGGTACAAGGAGACCGTGAGCGCATCCCCCTGGCCGACCTACCGCCGCATGACGACAATGCCCTCCTCCGGCGCCTTCTGGCCGCGCGGCGGCCGCTTCACTCGCCTGCGGGACGCACGGTGACGCCCCTGGCGAACGCGGACCAGCAGGTGTTCCACCGTCATCGCAACCTGCTGTTCTCGGTGGCCTACCGCATCCTCGGCACCGCTGCCGATGCCGAGGACGCGGTGCAGGACGCCTGGATCAGATGGTCCTCGGCCGACCGCTGCCAGGTTGCCGATCCCAAGGCGTATCTCGCACGCATCGTGTCGAACCTCGCGATGCAGCGTCTGCGCTCGACGCGGCAGCAACGCGAGACCTACGTGGGGCCGTGGCTGCCCGAGCCGATCCTGACCGATGGTGACACCGCCGACGTCATCACCGACGCCGAGTCCGTGTCGATGGCGATGCTGGTGGTGCTGGAGACGCTCAGCCCGCTCGAGCGTGCGGTGTTCGTCCTGCGTGAGGTCTTCGACTTCAGCCATGCGGAGATCGCGGTGGCGGTGGAACGCTCCGAGGCCGCGGTGCGCCAGACCGCCCACCGTGCTCGCGAGCACGTCCGGGCGCAGCGGCCACGCTTCACCGCGGACCGGTCACAGCAGCGCGGCGTCACCGAGCGGTTCCTCGCCGCCGCGACCGGTGGCGACATCAACACCCTGCTGGAACTGCTGTCCCCGGACGTCACGTTGTGGACCGACGGCGGCGGTAAGGTTCGCCAGGCCCTGCGTCCGATCAGGGGCGCGGAGACGGTCGCCGCCTGGTTCGCGGCCATCGGCACCGTCACCTACCAGGGCGTCGAGCCGCACGACATGCACGCCGCCCTGGTCGAGATCAACCAAGGCCCGGGCCTGGTGTTCAGCGGAGCCGGCCGGGTGATCGCCACCATCTCCTTCGACATCGACGCTGACGGTCGCATCACGACCATCCACAACGTCGCCAACCCCGACAAGCTCCGAACCGTCGCCGACGGCACCACCCATCAGCTCGAGACGAGCTGAGCTGGCCGTCAGCCGGTCTTGGTGAGGTCAGTCGTGGCGGCGAGTTCCGTGACCACGTCCAGGAGCCGGTGCAGGGCGGGTGAGGTGTTGCCCGGCAGCCACACCATCTCGGTCTGCGCGTAGGCGCCGGTCAGCGGGACGAACACCACGCCGCTACGACGCAGGCTGGCTGCCGAACTGGCGAGCCGGGTGACGCCCAGCCCGGCGGCGACCAGGCCGAGGAGGCTCTGCACGCTGGCTTCCTCCTGGACGATGTTCGGTACGAACCCCGCTTCCCGGAACTGGTCCTCGAAGGTGCGGTGCCAGGGTTCCCAGGAACTGCGCGGCGTGGTGAGCCATGGCTCGTCCGCCAGGTCGGCGAGTTCCAGCTCGGCGCGGTCGGCGAGCGGGTGGCCCTCGGGCAGCACGGCGCACACCGGTTCGCTCGCCAGTTTCCTGGTCTCCAGGCCGGGAACGAGTGTGGTCCGGGTGAAGGCGACGTCGTAGTCGCCGCCGAGGACACCCTGCACCAGGGATGCGATGCCGGTGGACTCGGTGGCCAGGTGCAGACCGGGAAGTTGGTCGTGCACGGCCCGGACCACCGGGGGTAGGAGGTGGTTGGCGACGGTGGTCAGGAAGGCGAGTCGGAGGGTGCCGACCTCGCCGCGCAGGGCGCGTCCCACGACGGCGACGGCCTCGTCGGCGCGGTCCGTCACGGCGCGCGCCTCGGGCACGAACAGGGCGCCGATGTCGGTCAGGGTGGTGCCCCGGGAGCCGCGGTCGAACAGCTTCACTCCGAGGGTGCGTTCCAGGGCGGTGATCTGCTGGGACAGCGACTGCTGGGCGATCATCAGGCGGGCGGAGGCCCGCGTGAAGCTCAGCTCCTCCGCGAGGACCAGGAAGTATCGCAGTTGCCGCAGCTCAGGGGTGGCCACAGGGACAGACTGTAGCCATGTCAGGAAGCGTGTGTTGGCCGTCTCGCAGACCTCCGCGCACGATCGTTCGGGAGGCGGTAGCCGCCACCTGATGACACATATCGAAGGAAGTTGACCATGAGTGCAACACGCTTCACCACGCCTTTCAACGCCCGGTCCACCGCCGCTGACGTGGTGGCCGGTGTCGACCTCACCGGGCAGCGCGCGATCGTCACCGGCGCCTCGTCGGGCATCGGTGTCGAGACCGCCCGGGCGCTCGCGACCGCGGGAGCCGAGGTGACCTTGGCGGTACGGGACGTGCAGGCCGGCGAGCGGACAGCGGAGGACATTCGGAGCACCACGGCGAACGGGTCGGTCCGCGTCGCACCGTTGGACCTTTCCGACCAGGATTCGATCGCGGCCTTCGTCGCGGCCTGGGAAGGTCCCCTGCACATCCTGGTCAACAACGCCGGGGTGTCGGCGACCCCCGAGAGGCGGACGCCAGAGGGCTGGGAGTTGCAGTTCGCCACCAATCATCTCGGCCACTTCGCGCTCGCTACGGGGCTGCACCGGGCGCTCGCGGCAGCCGGCCAGGCCCGTGTGGTGTCGCTCAGTTCCATCGCCCACGTGCAGGCGCCGATGGTCTTCGAGGACGTGAACTTCCGCGAGCGCCCCTATGACCGCATGCTCGCCTACGGCGAGTCGAAGACCGCCACCGCGTTGTTCGCGGTCGAGGCGAACAGGCGCTGGGCCGGTGACGGCATCACCGTGAACGCGGCCAATCCGGGTGCGGTCGCCACGAACCTGGGCCGGCACCTCACCCCAGAGGACTACGCGAA
The nucleotide sequence above comes from Micromonospora luteifusca. Encoded proteins:
- a CDS encoding RNA polymerase sigma-70 factor — encoded protein: MTPLANADQQVFHRHRNLLFSVAYRILGTAADAEDAVQDAWIRWSSADRCQVADPKAYLARIVSNLAMQRLRSTRQQRETYVGPWLPEPILTDGDTADVITDAESVSMAMLVVLETLSPLERAVFVLREVFDFSHAEIAVAVERSEAAVRQTAHRAREHVRAQRPRFTADRSQQRGVTERFLAAATGGDINTLLELLSPDVTLWTDGGGKVRQALRPIRGAETVAAWFAAIGTVTYQGVEPHDMHAALVEINQGPGLVFSGAGRVIATISFDIDADGRITTIHNVANPDKLRTVADGTTHQLETS
- a CDS encoding LysR family transcriptional regulator, which produces MATPELRQLRYFLVLAEELSFTRASARLMIAQQSLSQQITALERTLGVKLFDRGSRGTTLTDIGALFVPEARAVTDRADEAVAVVGRALRGEVGTLRLAFLTTVANHLLPPVVRAVHDQLPGLHLATESTGIASLVQGVLGGDYDVAFTRTTLVPGLETRKLASEPVCAVLPEGHPLADRAELELADLADEPWLTTPRSSWEPWHRTFEDQFREAGFVPNIVQEEASVQSLLGLVAAGLGVTRLASSAASLRRSGVVFVPLTGAYAQTEMVWLPGNTSPALHRLLDVVTELAATTDLTKTG
- a CDS encoding SDR family NAD(P)-dependent oxidoreductase, with translation MSATRFTTPFNARSTAADVVAGVDLTGQRAIVTGASSGIGVETARALATAGAEVTLAVRDVQAGERTAEDIRSTTANGSVRVAPLDLSDQDSIAAFVAAWEGPLHILVNNAGVSATPERRTPEGWELQFATNHLGHFALATGLHRALAAAGQARVVSLSSIAHVQAPMVFEDVNFRERPYDRMLAYGESKTATALFAVEANRRWAGDGITVNAANPGAVATNLGRHLTPEDYANLPAFDFKTPEQGAATSVLLAAWPQLSGTGGRYFEDCNQAVRHSAETPLQGVADHAIDPAAAERLWQISLDMLAEARRA